Proteins from one Syngnathoides biaculeatus isolate LvHL_M chromosome 8, ASM1980259v1, whole genome shotgun sequence genomic window:
- the LOC133504802 gene encoding protein Jade-1-like — MKPTCSGTKWVYVSCALWIPKMSNGNPEKMEPVTNVSHIPSNSLHSGLEMTIITQNDKDKFKYYWPKHSDLKDSLERDSTTEVENEESVRSKKGKLRGKVGGDNKEDMAALGLIPFASLSPSSLQSSLCLVRKCDLQEKRFNVSKMKLQEMEEVFYQGREEVGHHLKMTPKTVDFLYQY; from the coding sequence ATGAAGCCCACCTGcagtggaaccaagtgggtctatgtcagctgtgccttgtggatcccaAAGATGAGCAATGGGAACCCGGAGAAGATGGAGCCCGTCACTAACGTGTCACACATTCCCAGCAACAGCCTCCACTCCGGCCTGGAGATGACCATCATCACTCAGAACGACAAAGACAAGTTCAAGTACTACTGGCCTAAACACTCGGACCTTAAAGACTCTCTGGAGCGGGactccaccactgaagttgaaaatgaggaaagcgtcAGGAGCAAGAAGGGCAAGTTGAGAGGAAAGGTTGGAGGGGACAATAAAGAGGACATGGCTGCCCTCGGCCTCATCCCTTTCGCCTCATTGTCCCCCTCGTCGTTGCAGtcgtccttgtgtcttgttCGTAAATGTGACCTGCAGGAAAAGCGTTTCAATGTCAGcaagatgaaattgcaagagatggaggaggtcttcTACCAGGGAAGGGAGGAAGTGGGCCATCACCTCAAGATGACACCCaagacagttgacttcctgtaccagTACTAG